GCACAAATATGGAGACATATGTGCTGACGTAAAAATAGAAAAGTGAGATATACATTTGCATTTATAATGATTAAAACAATGTACAATATGCACgtaaaaaaagactggaaagaaataccctaaaataacatttattgtctGGAGGAAAGTGACCATATTACCTTGATTGTATGTTGTTTAAACTGCATTGCATCTTGTTCAAAAGGCAATTTCTTCATCGTCCTagattcctccagctttcttttgtttggcTACCAAGttttacatttaactctttaaatATCATTTCTATCCATCACTCCCTTTTCAcctttgctgcctcacccttgtCCTGCCCTGATAACTTCCAGGCAGGATTACGATGCTGGTCCCCTGAGGAGGCTCCTCTGGGTTGATCCATCAACACTCccagcccttctcccttctcctcctctgccaCAGAGGCTAGAAAGCAAACAACTCCACATCCCAGCCCAGCAAGGCCCTGTGACACAGTTCCAATGAAGAAAGCATTGGCAGAAATCTATGGGAGAATTCTAGGGACATGTCTGCTCTTCTGAAGATGGAAGAACATGACAGGGGCTATCCACCTGCCAAGGATGGTGGAAGAAAAGGTTGAAAGGGCCTGGGTCCCTGACAACATCATTATAGCAGCTGCTTCTGAACTTCTTATTGTGGGAGAAAAATAGCCCTTATGTTTtagttgctgtttgttttctgctACTTCCAGCTTGATGTGCTGCTGACTAATATCTTGCCTAGCTGCTTTCCTGCTTCTAGTTTTACATCATTCACATCACCCTATAATTTTTATGAGTGAAGGATGAACAGaccagaaaagaaaagtaaataaataaatattgacaatAAAAGCAAAGGACAGCTGACACGTGAAAACAATGTTGAAGacctaaaaaattataaaaagtatgaaaaaaaaaaattgttaagagcAACCACAGTCCATTTagtaaaggtttaaaaaattccTACACACATTATTAGTTACTCAGGGCATCAGTATCAGCACCAGAGTACAGCACAGTTAGTGGAGACTCTCCAGAAATATTAATTCTACAAAAATATTCAGTCTACAGTGGATACAATGGTGAGTCAAACATAAAAGACGTCACAGCAGTGGAGCTTAGAGTTGAATCGGGAAGgaatacatgaacaaaataatTATGCAAGTAAATGATTAAAATCTGTGCTACAAATTATCAAATTAAAGCATGGTTTTTATAAAGGAGAACCTGGTCTAGTCCAAGTATTAGTGGGGATGGGGGACCAGGCGCTACACTAAGCTCTGGTGATATAAATTTGAGTAGGTTACATTCTGTGCCTTTGGGGAGTtggaataaataatttaaaagcccAGTAAACAAACAACTACAGTTAAGTACAAGGAGCACTCTGATGGGTGTGATCAAAGGCTATGGGGACACCAAAAAGAAATGACTGATTCACTCAAGGATTGAGTTACCTTGAAAATTAATCTACATTCAGTACATCATCACCAAATGTTACCAAATTAATGAACGATGACTGAATTTAAGCATGAAACAAACCAGAAAATCTAAATTCTGACATATCAAAAGGTAATGAAATTGTTTAATGGACTTCGAAGCACAGTCCTAGCTCAGAAAATAATTCTGAGAATTAGATCACCCCCTCTAAGCTTGGTCAACCATCCAAATGACTAGATTTGAACCATGATTGTATGCATCTGAgattaagacaaaaataaaggaaacaatgaaTTAGACCAGACTGTATACACAAGTCAGGATCAGACAGAAAGGCAGAAAAAGCCAACATAAGTTTACTCTGTTCTTTTATTGAGATCCAACTAAAAGACTTATACTTAAAAAGATTTAATACTAAGAACTAAAATCAGCCTTTTCATTCACTGTAGTTTATAAGATTATCAATAAACACCCAGAGACTTGGACCTTACATTAGTTCTGCCAGTGATCAGCTGTGTGAAGACAGAATCACATggtttctctgagtctcagcctCCTTAtcatgaaaaagaagaatttcATCAGTAATATCCAATAATTCTAAAATAGACTTTCCAGAAAAACCATCCACCACTGTATCATTTTCACTGATTTCAAATATTGGCTAAGTGTAACTGTAAAAAATCAGGAGAATACAAAGACATTTTACCAATAATTTGCCAGGCCACGATACATCAGATTTCACAAACAATACTCTGAATTTTCCTAAGATAAGCTGGCAAATGTATGATGCCTGATAATTAAGAAGCTATGAAGCCAAAGAGTAGTTCTGGAGTCTAGTGAAGTCTATGTGGCCTCATTAACCAGGAAGCACACACTTTCAACCAGGTGGAATCTTTTTGATGAAATCTATGTCCTTCTCTTggataaaggaaacaataaagtaATCACCCAAATATAATGTCACATATCATTGTACAGTATTATGAAGATAAATGAAACTTGCATATAGTATTTCTGCTGTAGGACATACCTCTTCCCACCTCAGTCATTTTTACTTAGAGTGTTTGATAAAGTTGCTTAAAGTGAATAAGAAGTTACAATATGTGTGCCAAAGAGGAGTTTGAcaatttaaacaaaatggaatACAGTTTTGTCACTAGATTCAAAAAATGACACAGTAATTATATGTAATGCCACATAATAATCCTAATGTAATTGCAGTGTAATTTTTCTGACATGCATTTACTATCCTTCTCCATTGTAATTATTATGCACAGATAACGTTACCTTGTTTTTCAAGTTCTCCACTATCTCCTTGAGGTGCAAACTTTTCAAATATGtagattcatttttaaatatatggtaCTTACAATACCTATCTTATCACAGGACCTCAACATATGAGTATCAACAACAGCAATACTAATATTTATGCAAATACCTAATGTTCCAGAAAGAATGACAAGGAAGGGGtaccattttcataattttttgtaatgtaacttttttgtaactttttgtaGTATATGATAAAatggtttgggacttccctggtggcgcagtggttaagaatccgcctgctaatgcaagggacacaggttcgagccctggtctgggaagatcccacatgctgtggagcaactaagcccgtgagccacaactactgagcctgcgctctagagcctgcgagccacaactactgagcccacgtgccacaactactgaagcctgcgcacctagagcccgtgctctgcaacaagagaagccactgcagtgagaagcccgcgcaccgcaacaaagagcagcccctgcttgctgcaactagagaaagcccgcgcgcagcaatgaagacacaacgcagccaaaaataaaataaataaataaataaattttttaaaaaaatggtttatcCTGCTCTTCCCATGCCATCTGTTCTCTCGTCAGTGAGAGGGTCCGTGTCATCCACGATGTAAGAGGGTCTGGCTAGTGTGAACGAGGTGCCTCATGAGGTTTTCAATGGGAAAAGCATCTCTGCTGCACACGCTTCAAGGCCGACAGCCACAGACCCTCTGAGCACACGCAAGCCTGGTGGACAAGCACAGCTGCGTCCTCACCCCTTTTCCTATCCGGACCCACACCCGCTCCATAAAACGTCATGTTAATGATGTGATATAAGCAGATGCTACAGCTTTGACAAACTCAGAACAAAATTAtaatgtatggaaatacaaattttatataaagatgaaaaaatggatgaatgatgtaaaaattcattaagttctgtgatggttaattttatgtgtcaacttagtTAGACTATGGTGCCCAGTTGCTTGATCAAACAGTAGTCTAGATGCTGctgtaaaggtatttttttagatgtgatgAGCATTTACTATCAGCAGACTATAAGTAAAGTAGATTATCCTCTAGAATGAggaggtgggcctcatccaatcagttgaaggactTAAGAACAAAGACAGGTTTTCTGAAGAAGAAGGAACTCTCCCCAAGATTGCACCACAGATATTCTACCCGAGTTTCCAGCGTTCAGACTCAAGACCACAACATCAAGTCTTATCTGAATCTCCAGCTGCAGGCTTGCtccagatttcagacttgccagcctccacaatagcatgagccaattccttaaaatctctccatcaatcaatcaatcaatcaatcaacctcAATCTCTCTCtttgtatacacatacacacacacacacacccatatataatCCCCTACTGATTGTccggagaatcctgactaatacacatTTATTCAGAATGTTAAATATATTAAgtatcttctttgaaaaacagatattttttggctttgtttatGACATTGGTAAATTCTGTACCAACCCTAGTTTTAAGGTTTggataaacaatattaaaaacttCATGAAACAAGCTGAGAATAAAGTTGACATATTGAGCTTACGTACTTTCTAAAATTAGATTTGTGTACTATATATTGTGTACTTTCTATAGAAActtagtttatatattttctatagaaaaaatagtatgaaaacatgaaagaattCAGGTAATCATGACTCCTAGTTAATGACATCAGACTCTACTTCTTCTATGGGATATCACACACAACAAAGTTCAATCATTTTGTAGAAATACAGTAGCATAATCATATTCTTATGTGTAACAActgcaaaaaaatgttttaaaatcagggTGTATATTCCAATATTTTCCATTGTAAGACCAGTTTTACATCTTAAGGAGCAGTTCTTCCTGATGTACACCACTACTTTCATATCAgaaaacacacttttaaaaaaattatctttataagTAGAAAGCAAATCACAATGGCTTTAATTTTAGACCAAAGTTGTATTTTATTAAGATTATAAATGGTGTTTTAAAAATGGCAcctaattattttatacataacagaCTGATATCAAAAAACATGTTGaaattataaatgttaaattattttttaatcgcCCACAGAAATGCTGTGGTGGGCATCTTTCAGAAAGACAGGCCCCTCTCAGAGGCCCTCTGAGGAAAGAGGTACTTACTCACTGCAGAGTCATAGGAGGTCGAGTTGTGCTCTCCTCTCATGAAGGGATATGGTGACAGGTAAGCATGGGTGCAGTTCTTCAATGGTGGCTGATTGGCTAGGAAGGGGAGCAGAACAAAGGTATTTGTTACTGAGAAGCTGAGTGAAGGTTTGTTCCTAACAGAAGAGAAATACAGGATCTGGGGGTACACAAGCAAAATAAAACTATAGGTTAGATCAATAAATTCAGAGAATTATTGAATAAGGGAGGAAACTTCCTTAAAAACCTCATATGGTAAAGCACAGGGGACCTGGAAAGTGGATTCATTTAAAACATCTAGCTCATGACCTAATTCAAGGGAGAGAATGCCCTTAATATCACCCTAAAATTGAAAGCACCAGATTTCATTCGTTTTCACAACTATATTCTCCAATTCCTAAcataatgcctagcacatagtaggtattcaaaaaatagtcatttaaaaatctaataaatttAGATTTAACCTTGATTGGTTCTAATTAATAGAAAATTTCTTCTATATTCTATTTTCAGGGAAAAGATGTAAATGATAGACCATACAAGTTAATAATTCAAGTACATTTTTAGCATTTGAAGAAACCACAAGAAAGAACTTTAATGTTGTTTGACATCGTGAAGACTTCATCATATACCCTCTAAGGAGTAAAATACtctttccttctctaagtctTGGCAAACTCTTCCTCTTGCAAAGTCTGACCTACTCCACTTTACCAAAGTCTAAATAATTTTCATTGGCAGATCACATGCTTATTCTCCTCCCCCAAATGACAATCAGAAACTCTATGAAATATTTCTCTCAAAATGCCATTTCATCATTACTTTGTTCCTTTTACATATGCCATTTACCGTTGACTCGTCTTCTGTGAtctcatatttttatgttatattccaTGATCTTGACTATTGTTTAAATACCATACTTTGATTTATCACAGGAGTATTTTGATAAGAAGACTGATAATTTCAACCCACAATAAGTTTGAAGGTAATAAACAGTTCTTTCATTGCTGGATGCAATAAGATAAAGGCTAGCTATTTTCAGTGAATTGATTTTCAAAGATTAACACAACATAGGAAAAGCAGTTCAAAGAATGCATCATATTTTTAAGGAGCTATTCTACTTCAGAAAAGAACTTTAAAGTTTCTATGAGAGAATGGAAACATCAAAAGCAAAGCATTTCTTAATACTGCCCACAAACTTGGTTTAAGCCCAAATAGAGCAAGCTTTCATCTGCCACTGCTGATCATTGTTTTGTTataaagaagatttttttaaactttgaagctattaatataaaataatacatcttTAATTCTGGATTTTTAAACTTGGGGTTTCAAGCCCcaaaaaatagccaaaaaaaaataaaagcatttatttgCAACATAGCAATAATAGACACTCGAAAAAAATACTATAGATaatatctgttttgtttattagGGTTGGTATATTTTAAACATGAGCAAGGAAACAGCGGATTATTCAACTTTGCCATAAATATTCAGACTCCAATTTCatgttagaaaataattattcctATAGCCATTTCTACTTAATAAAAAGGAATCACTTTGTGAACATTTGGAAGATATCCTATTGAGATTCTACAACTAAGAATCCAATCCTATTTTATAAGTGACATGCACCAAATGAGAaactgttcatttttattttaaagccaaGGGGGAAAATAAAGCTGAATTTCACTTACTGTACCAGAACTGCCAGATATTGGAATCATTCTCTTCCACAATCCCATTAAACCAACATCTCCAGAAGAATCCTTCATGGTGGAAAGTGACGTTTTCTATCTGTACAGAACGCAAATGAAGTAACTTGCCATCAACACAAGGAACATAATCTAAATAATTACCTCCAGGAAATTTTTTAAGCAatgtattttttcccaaataatgaTGGTCAGTAGCTTTCTACGTCTCTTCTATGAAGAAATAGACATTCCACTACCATTTTCAGATTTCAAGAGGATACATAAAGCTATCCTCATTACTATCAAGTACAACAATATTTTGAAGAAGAAACGCACATTCTGTTCACCTGAACACTTTCCCACTTCAGTCGCAAGAAGCCAATAATCTGATCCAAAAGCCACCAAAAAGAGTAAAACCCCCAAAGCACCAAAGAGAGCCCCAAAGAAGATGGCAATATTTAGTCTCATTTTCAATTCACTGGTTtccctttaaataaaataagaaaataaaaaacagcgAACACCTAGCTcctcaacaaaaaagaataaagatttttGAGTAGGCAGAATCTTCTCGAGAAGTGTCTCTGAGCTCCTGTTTTGGTGGCTTCGCTCTCGCACCCAGCTGGTGGgtttgtattgcctttgctctccCCTGGAGGGACTCCAGCCCAGCAGCTGAGAATGGCTGACTATTTTAGGATACTGATTGAggagctctctctctcccatgGGGATCAAAAAATAACTGACCTTCCCCTGACTGTGGAGGGGGGTATCAGGAGCTGGCCAGAATCATCGTTACTGCTGCTGGGTGATCCACAGAAGTGGAAAGAAGATGGAATGGTATGAGGTCATTGACAGTATTGGCCCAAAGTCTTAAGTGTCTGAACAAGCCCCTCTTAATCCAGAATGACCATTACAAACCCAAAGACACTTACGACTCTCTTTGAAGATATATAAATCGCAGCTATAAAGAACCACAAAGACCTCTCTTGCATATAACTGAAGTTGTAATTAACATCTTAATCCTTTTTGGATATTTTTGGGATATAAAATAATTAGTGGGTTGACTGATCTAACATAACAGTGAGCACAATTCAGGTTTTAACTTATACATTCATAAGTGTATTTAAAAGATCAAGAATATGGTAACAGAAACtacttaaagtagaaaaaaaatacttttatgtaGCATACACTATGACATAAAAACAGCACTTTATATAGCAGCTCCCAGATCTTGTACAAGTTATTCCAAATAATCATCTCAAAAGTGGACTAATGAAAAGAAAGtctcaaaaatatattattttctggaTTAGGATGAAGGAATATGGTctactttttgtttccttcatgttAAATATTCAACCTCCTCAAAATATGGGTCTTACTTGATACCCATACAAGTCACCAAATAGCAGTGAATCTATACTTTCTTCATGTCTAGTCTCTATAGCtcacttctttgtttttgttccaTGTCTAAATATGCCCGAGagcatttttttaagtatttgtgtaatattttaagCTCTGCCTTAATTTCTGCCCCAAACTGCTTCCCTAAAGGTTCCAGTCTTAATCGTATCCTGTCCTCCAAGGCTGTACAGCACGTTTAAACTCTGTCGTATGACAGAGCTTTCTGATATTTTGAAGAAGCAATCATTTCGTGCCTCCCTCAAACCCCACTCCACCCCTTAATATAGGTCTTCATTTTTCTAAGCTAAACATCCCATTCCTTTAAACATCCCTTAGATTGGAAAAACTCCAAATCTCCTTGCTGTTCTGATTCTTTGCTACAATTTGCAAGTACTTGATTGAGGTGAGGCATAGCGAATATACCGGGTAGAATCTAATGAAGTTAATATCACCACCTTTCTTATTTGGATGCTGTGATGAGCAGAGTAATGggttcccaaagatgtccataccctaatcctaaataTAATCACGTCATCTGTGAATGTGTTACCTTACATAGCAATATCCTGGATTATACAGGTTGACCCAATCCAATCACATAAATCCTTAAAAGAAAAGTAGAGAAGCTTTCCTGACAGTACTCGGAGAAAGAAATGTGACCACAGAAAAAGGGTCGGAGAGTAGCTGGTTTAAAAATGTAGGAAAGAGACCACACGCCAAGGATTGTGGGCAGCTTCTAGAGGATGGAAGAGAGAATAAAACAGATTCTATCCAAGAGCCTCCAGGAAGGAATGTtgccctaccaacaccttgactttgggGATTTCTGACCTCTGGAACTGCAGGATAGTAAATCtatgttgtttttaagccactaactttgtgttaatttgttacattgttacagcagcaataggaaactaataaagaTGCTGTTCTATAATTAATACAATATAAGATCAAATTAAGGGGGTTTttgtcggggggggggggcggggggcgggggaatGCATCTTCAGGAAGTGCTGAGAACTTGCGAGGGTCCAGGCATTTTATCAGATACGCAGGGCCTGATCTTGAGGAGTTCATGAGCCAGTGAGAAAAAAAGATCCTTTAGAATGAGGTACATAAGGTTGAAATTATAAGCTTCTGGCCGCCCCAGACACATCCTAGGGCTGAGCCACAACCCCCCATCCCAAGATGACTGTGGTTGTGGTTTTGCAGCTTTACTGTAGGTGACAATGTTGTTGTTCGGAGAGGAAGAGGAATCTTTTTAAGacggttttatttattttatttatactgtaATGACTTGTAAAAATCTATGCATTAATACTAAATCTTTAACAAACACACattcacaaatacacacacaaacaactggatttttaaaataagtagaaagaGTGTAGGATCTGTTATTGCTACAGTTCATCTCAATTTTGGTTTCTGTCACAAAGAATCATCTTTCTGGATGAGGTCTATCAACTAATATTTTTTCACCATGTTTTGGTGTATCCAAAAAGGTATAAGCATCATTATCAAAATGTATATTTATCAAAGCAGCTACTAATGTAACCAATCTAATTGTTTCCAACCATTCGTTCGTTCGTGGGCATCCATTTGAGAAAGATACCATAGACTACTTCCGCCATCATCAAACTGAACTCCTTTAGCTCAATTATCCTCAGTGCTTCTCACAGTGCTTGACATACAAGGGGCactaagataaaagaaaaatccatttgtATTAGGACTCTTGGCTGTGATACAAATACGTAGCTTCCTGAGCTATCCAACTGGTAATCCATCAAGAAGAAATGGCTCTGATCTGGCCTGCTCTTTGTGAAACTTGGAGAAGTGGATTTTAGCAGGGTCTGTGCTTCCTCTGTAGATAATCTCAAACCATCTTTTTAAGAATCCATAGTAGActcttatttagaaataaaatagaacttaCCATCCaggggtcaaaaagtatctttctTCTTTAGAAAACTGAACCATTTGTCTACCATttgaaactcctaatttaccaTGATTCCTAAAATGTTCCCAACAATCATTCAGTATCTCTTCCCCAAGTTCTCTCGGCAGCTTAAAAAACTGTCTATACTCCAGGGTGATTGTTAAACAGCTGCTGTGTCCTCATGATCGCTTTACAAATTCAGACGTTGGATCTTTTCCCTTTCAGCCTCTTTTCTAGACCAGGTGATGAGGGGAGACAGACATACCTTAGCACCAACCTCAACTCACAGTAATCCTATAACAGAACAACTCCGTTGCTACTGTACGTGCCCACTCCTTTGGTGAATACTGAATCTGTTTTACACTGATACGATTGTCACAGAGCATCTGCAAGGGCACAAGCATAAGCATGGTGTCTCAGGTTCAATCCGGTGGGAGACCTTGACGTCAGAAATGTAAATGGAGGTGAATGATAATAACTAACACTcgtgagcatctactgtgtgggAGACACCATCCCAAGCATATTAGATGCCTTGAGTACAAGTAAGTCTTCAGTAGGTAGAATACGAAATAATCCATGTCTTGGGTGGGAATTTCAGCATCTAAAGGTCTTCTTGGTAGGAGTTAAAGACGTTCCTGGTCTCATGTAGAAGGCCAGAGGTAAGCAAAGAGAGCTCTGCATGGGGTCCCACTGCCAAAGGCAATTCACAATAATTTACAATAATTTGTTTATAACTTTCAGTCTGTCCTCTGGGTCCCTGAGGCTACTCGAGAAGGCAACGTGGCTGACTGGGGACCAGGAAATGACCCTCCAGGATCTGGTGAACCTGGGACAAGAACAGGAACTGCAGGGACCAGCTCTCATTCCCACGTTCTCTTTTGTTACTTGGTATTTCAGAACGAGTATTTCACTGAATTAAGAGGGGGACTTCCTTTCACAGATGACTGATATTGGGCAAATGGTTCAACTCTCTGAGTCTCTGAGTTTTTTTTAATACGGAAAATGGGAACAGCGCTGCAGAAGATGATTGGGGGTATCAAGTAAGAGGATGTGCATCAAAGGAGCTGGTGCATCACACACATTAGGCTTCTCTTCTATCTTGCCTTTAGCTGGGGATCATTCTTGAcgaaacagaaatatttttaaaacgaaaataaaataaaactccctATGCTAGCATCCCAGATCTGACTCAGGTTTATTTCAACAGGCTAACTTCTCACCAAGCGCTCCCAGCCCTCCTCACACCCATACACACCATCCTCCCTCCTAGGTCACCAGCAGTTCCCCAAATCTCTGCCTATTCTGCTCCCCTCGGATGAGAagtcccttctcttcctcctatCTGATGAACTCTTCATTAAtccattccacaaacatttaccaTCATGCTACTGTGTGCAACATGTTCTTCTAAGTGTTGAGTTACCATCAGCACTCTCCAAGGAGACTGTATTATACAACCTATACCACTTTCCCATATACGTAACTACACTCCTGCTCTTCTAGACAGTTTTGAATTCCTGTGTCTTGAAAAAAACTGGGTCAAGAAATTTTgttcaatgaataaattaataatgaatgaacaaatgtccCATGGACAATCTGCCCCATTATCCTTCAAGATGTTACTGGGGACACAGGTCCCAACATCTACAGTGTCCCATTATGAAGACCTGGAGGAAATTTCTGGACGCTAAAAAAATGTTGTGTTTCCACAGAGCACTACTGTTATTTTTCATCTTAGAGACATTATACTTGATTCATTTGACAAATGCGTATCACTTGCCTGTTCTAAGACAGAGTGCTGTGTCCTCGAACCATGACAGTGAATAAAATGTGCTCTCTACCCTCAACGAGCTTAATTCTCATGGCACTGAGAGTACTTTTCTTCGTTTTGGTACCTGGAAAGCTCGGAGGCAAATGTGCAAAAGGTGATGTCCCagcttcctgcttccctcccccaccccgactTCCTTAGTTTCCTTTCTGTGAGCccaactttctctctctctcacgcatatttttaacctgttattttgtatgtgtttatgtAAGCAGCTTCAAATACTTTTGAGAACAACATAAAGACTAAACAGTGAAGCAAACAAACATAGACACTTTGTGAAATCAGATATGAGAAGTCACCATGTATAGGTTGTGTTTTTCCATTCTGAAAGATCCTTGAATTCTCTGTTCATCcctgccttttttcccctcattctgATTATTTCTACTGTCATAATTTCACTTGGCAATCCTCCTGACTTCCTGGAAATAGCATCCCTTTTAGAGTCTCTTGTCATTGAGAGAAATTAtggcaaaaatgtttttaatttttcaatctaAAAAATTTTTAGTCAACCTTTTAAAATCTTGAGGATACAAAGATCATTAGCATTCCAAGGTGgtgtggtaaatttttttttaacaaattaaataaaacttgaCAACCAAAGGCTAGATGACCATAGACAATGGAAGGCTTTGCCTATTTTgattaaatgtctttttatttaattaactgTTTTTTAATCGGTAAATACACTAAAACTTAGCAGAAATCCCAAGCCATGCTTAATTTGTGAGTGATAAGgagcaaaacatttttttctaaggtCATAATTTCTAATCCTGATATTGTAATAGTCTTAATTATCTCAAATTATCTAATGAAACTATCTAAACAttctccaaaaaaattaattctggttcactatagtttaaaaaaaatacaagaatggCAATGTTCAACATCCAAAAGCGCTGAACAAATGTGTAAACAAATATAGAAATCAAACTTTCAGAAAACTGGAGTGGTTTTTTGGAGATTTTCGGGTAGATTCTTTTTTGTCTTGGAATAATATATTGCAGATCCACAATACTTATCTGCCATTCCAACATCCAAAATTTCTGAAAACCAAAAGCTTTTGGCAAAGCAAACCTGATTGGCATGAGGGTGCACATAAGCGATCGTGTGAATTCTTACATATTTGACTTCACAAGCATGAATGTGTTTGATTACAGGGCTCGCCAGGTTCCACGGGGGTTGTTAAGTAATGTACAGTATATGCATGTT
This genomic stretch from Balaenoptera acutorostrata chromosome 12, mBalAcu1.1, whole genome shotgun sequence harbors:
- the TMEM182 gene encoding transmembrane protein 182 isoform X4; this translates as MRLNIAIFFGALFGALGVLLFLVAFGSDYWLLATEVGKCSGEQNIENVTFHHEGFFWRCWFNGIVEENDSNIWQFWYTNQPPLKNCTHAYLSPYPFMRGEHNSTSYDSAVSILFSLVVMLYVIWVQAVADMESYKNMKMKDCLDFTPSVLYGWSFFLAPAGIFFSLLAGLLFLVVARHIQLHH
- the TMEM182 gene encoding transmembrane protein 182 isoform X3; this encodes MRLNIAIFFGALFGALGVLLFLVAFGSDYWLLATEVGKCSGEQNIENVTFHHEGFFWRCWFNGIVEENDSNIWQFWYTNQPPLKNCTHAYLSPYPFMRGEHNSTSYDSAVIYRGFWAVLMLLGVVSVVTASFLIICAAPFASHLLYKAGGGSYIAADFVKRRNYAGEQSWWDLPIDIDNELFEDTRNVGCILSQRLVEGVSHSGYKYI